One region of Culex pipiens pallens isolate TS chromosome 2, TS_CPP_V2, whole genome shotgun sequence genomic DNA includes:
- the LOC120420620 gene encoding ATP-binding cassette sub-family G member 1-like produces MEVLELSSVAGSATEFRFSFENVFYKPDPPRQSIGLRYLPKRYAVNTGSERKVILSNVSGKFRSGRLTAILGPSGSGKSSLLNILSGFRKADGIIKLDGLPLPGSKLRKFVSYTEQAVSLWLNLTVEESLLFAAEFQLPATLSKAAKCARVFDLIETLGLEKCRSTLGRSLSGGEYKRLAMGIDLLSDPKVMLLDEPTSGLDTVATNQVVSHMKTLAQNGRIVACVIHQPSSGILRMFDDVFLLSKGNCLYCGPLDGMVPYFAAAGLECPLSHNPADFALEVASMENEADELVEKMIRSQKVIGLSGESNSAVNGTPVLTQSRTPAALKLSLWTQFWLLTKRTTLCTLRDPTQIQAKTAISIFVGVLVGVVFYDVGNNAARIISNTAFFQIVLHTILFITIGPAAVIYPLESAAVLREYRSNAYALLPYCLSKMLIEIPLLVFNTTILIAIIYWSTSQPMELYRIFWFWAICLIYGWIAQMWGLILGCFYDMATTVFLASISAIPVILFSGCLMTIDAIPALLRPLTYVSFERYAFEGYLHVLYGFGREDMECPEIFCYYKKISKYLKALQMPVIDFEYDLLGLVVWASVMTVGFYFCLKRRVNMQDKV; encoded by the exons ATGGAGGTGCTCGAGTTAAGTTCTGTCGCGGGATCGGCGACCGAGTTTAGGTTCTCGTTTGAAAATGTATTCTACAAACCGGACCCGCCCCGGCAGTCGATCGGGTTGCGATACTTGCCCAAGCGGTACGCCGTCAATACCGGGAGTGAACGGAAGGTGATCTTGAGCAACGTTAGCGGGAAGTTTCGGTCGGGACGGTTGACGGCCATTTTGGGGCCGTCCGGTTCGGGCAAGTCCTCGTTGCTGAATATTTTGAGTGGATTTCG AAAGGCCGATGGAATCATCAAACTCGACGGACTTCCGCTGCCCGGGTCGAAGCTCCGGAAGTTCGTGTCGTACACTGAGCAAGCCGTTTCGCTGTGGTTGAACCTGACCGTTGAGGAGTCACTTCTCTTCGCGGCAGAGTTCCAGCTACCCGCTACTCTGTCCAAAGCCGCCAAGTGTGCCCGGGTCTTCGACCTTATCGAGACGCTTGGACTGGAAAAGTGCAGATCCACGCTGGGCCGGAGTCTTAGCGGCGGGGAATACAAACGGCTTGCGATGGGTATCGACCTGTTGTCCGACCCCAAAGTCATGCTGCTGGACGAACCGACCAGCGGGCTGGACACCGTAGCGACCAACCAAGTTGTAAGCCACATGAAGACCCTGGCCCAAAACGGACGCATCGTGGCCTGCGTCATCCATCAACCCAGCTCCGGCATTCTGCGGATGTTCGACGACGTATTCCTGCTCTCCAAAGGAAACTGCCTGTACTGTGGACCGCTGGACGGAATGGTTCCGTACTTTGCCGCCGCAGGACTTGAATGTCCCCTTTCGCACAATCCGGCAGATTTCG CGCTCGAGGTGGCCAGTATGGAAAACGAAGCCGACGAACTGGTCGAGAAAATGATCCGTAGTCAGAAGGTAATTGGTCTATCGGGGGAGAGCAACTCAGCCGTCAACGGCACGCCAGTACTGACGCAGAGCAGAACGCCGGCTGCGTTGAAGTTGTCACTGTGGACGCAGTTCTGGCTGCTGACCAAGCGGACGACGCTCTGTACGTTGCGGGATCCG ACTCAAATCCAGGCGAAAACGGCCATCAGCATCTTTGTCGGCGTCCTTGTCGGTGTGGTGTTCTACGATGTGGGCAATAACGCAGCGAGAATCATCTCCAACACGGCATTCTTTCAAATAGTTCTCCATACGATACTGTTCATTACGATTGGCCCTGCTGCCGTTATTT ATCCCCTGGAATCGGCAGCTGTACTCCGCGAATACCGCAGCAATGCGTACGCCCTGCTCCCATACTGTCTGTCTAAAATGCTCATCGAAATCCCGCTGCTCGTGTTTAACACAACCATTTTGATAGCGATCATTTACTGGTCTACCTCTCAGCCGATGGAGCTGTACCGAATCTTTTGGTTCTGGGCGATCTGTTTGATCTACGGCTGGATCGCCCAGATGTGGGGTCTCATCCTGGGCTGTTTCTACGACATGGCAACGACGGTGTTTTTGGCCAGCATCTCAGCAATACCGGTGATCCTGTTCTCCGGATGTCTGATGACGATCGACGCGATTCCGGCACTGCTTCGACCGTTGACGTACGTTAGCTTCGAGCGATATGCGTTTGAAGGGTATCTTCACGTGCTGTACGGATTTGGGCGGGAAGATATGGAGTGTCCGGAGATATTCTGCTACTACAAGAAGATCTCCAAGTATCTGAAGGCGCTGCAAATGCCGGTGATTGATTTTGAGTACGATCTGCTTGGGCTAGTGGTTTGGGCTTCGGTAATGACGGTGGGGTTCTATTTCTGTCTGAAGCGACGGGTCAATATGCAGGATAAGGTTTGA